TCAAACCTTCATTGCCTCTCATAACAATTTTGGAGGAGATATCCCAGACGAGTTCCAGGACTGTCCATCTCTCTCTGTATTGGACCTTTCAAACACTCATATTTCTGGCACAATCCCCGAAAGTATTGCTTCTTGTCAAAAATTAGTCAACCTTAACCTTCGAAATAACCACTTGACAGGAGAAATCCCAAAATCAATCACAAGCATGCCCACTTTATCTGTTCTTGATCTTTCCAACAACTCATTGACCGGTAGGATTCCTGACAACATTGGCAATTGCCCTGCTCTGGAATTGCTGAACTTGTCCTATAACAAACTTGAGGGTCCAGTACCCTCAAATGGGATGTTGGTGACCATAAATCCTAACGATCTTATTGGCAATGAAGGTCTTTGTGGAGGCATTCTCCCTCCATGTTCTCCAAGTATGGCTGTGACAAGCCATCGAAGGCGCTCACATGTCAGACACATCATAATCGGTTTTGTGACTGGCATTTCAGTGATTTTAGCTTTTGGTGCAGCATATTTTGGTGGTAGATGTTTGTACAATAGATGGCACTTATATAATAACTTCTTCTATGATTGGTTCAAACAGAACAATGAAGATTGGCCCTGGAGACTAGTAGCATTCCAGAGGATCAGCTTCACTAGTAGTGAGATTTTGACTTGCATGAAGGAATCAAATGTTATAGGAATGGGGAGCACTGGTATCGTTTACAAAGCTGAAATCCATAGACCTCACGTAACCGTAGCAGTGAAGAAATTGTGGAGGTCACGAACAGACATAGAAGATGGAAATGATGTGTTGAGAGAAGTGGAACTCCTAGGGAGACTTAGACACAGGAATATAGTAAGGCTATTGGGGTATGTACACAACGAAAGAAATGTGATGATGGTTTACGAGTACATGCCTAACGGGAATCTTGGAACAGCACTACATGGTGAAGAATCTACAAGGTTGCTTGTTGACTGGGTCTCAAGGTACAACATAGCTCTAGGAGTTGCACAAGGGCTCAACTACCTCCATCATGATTGCCACCCACCAGTTATTCACAGGGATATCAAGTCAAACAACATACTCCTTGACGCAAATTTAGAGGCGAGGATAGCAGACTTCGGGTTGGCAAGGATGATGATTCAAAAGAACGAGACAGTTTCCATGGTGGCTGGATCATATGGATACATCGCACCAGGTTAGTACTTAGCTCTCCTTATTTGattagtaattaatttatttattatgtggTGCAAGTTGAAACACGCTTATAATAACAACACCGAACGTAATAAATTTGATCTAGCGTGGCAGTTTATGCCCTGATTTCTGTTTTCGTAACTTCTATCTCAAACAAGTGAAAGTGAGATACAATAGATGATTAACTTAATGATTGTGTTATGGTTTTAGAATATGGATACACTCTGAAGGTTGACGAGAAGATTGACATATACAGCTATGGGGTGGTGCTTTTGGAGCTTCTAACTGGCAAAATGCCTTTAGACCCTTCGTTTGAAGAATCTATTGACATAGTCGAATGGATACGGAAGAAGAAAAGCAACAAATCCTTGTTAGAAGCACTGGATCCTGCCATAGCTAGTCAATGCAAGCATGTCCAAGAAGAAATGTTGCTTGTACTCCGGATTGCACTTCTATGTACCGCAAAGCTTCCCAAGGAAAGACCACACATGAGAGACATCATCACAATGCTTGGTGAGGCAAAGCCAAGAAGGAAAAGTGTTTGCCATAATGGGGGTCAAGAAAGCAGTAGCATGGAAAAGTCCTCTGTCCTTACCACCTCCCCTGCCATAAGTCTTTTGTAGCAACAAGATGTTTAGTAACgagaaatataatttgaattttgtagCCTCTGAATTTTTGATGTATGCTTTGCCTGCGTCGACCAAAATTTCTATCATATAGTAAATACATGTATTTTCGGTAAGATATTGATTCTTTTACTCCTTTTCAATTGAGGAAGGAAGGGCGATTTCAGAATCGCAATCAGATTATCAACAGCATAGTAAAATGTGCTTAAAGACTGTATACTGAGTCGTCGACTCTCACTCCATTTTCATTACCGTTTCACCATCTCATCAATGACATGTATAGTTTGCAAACTTTTTCTGGCCATTATCCACTATTAACTAGAGATTTCTCTTTCACTATTGTCTTAATGCACGCCGATCGTTTATCAACTCCAAATTCTATCACTGGTTCTTTCCAGTTATGCCTTCATTTTCACTAGTTCAGCAGTCGCATAGTAAATTAAGGAAGAGCTTCAGTGCCCCTAATGTCAATGTCGCAGCATGACAAGTTAGAAACTATTCCGTAAAATTTATGCTACACTCAAAttgtttctaaataaaaaaagtgacaaATGATCTACTTTGTTTTCCACAATTATGAATGTGTCATCATAGATATTTCGAGTTATTCCAAgcaatttgaaagaaaatgcAATCACAGCCAGTACACCATCGAGTTCTGCTGATTCGTTCTAGTATTCAAAGTAATAAAGAAATGTTAATCAAGCAGAAGTGTATTGGATAGGAAGTccaataacattaaaataaacaattaacgTTACAAtgataaggaaaaaatattgtGATCCAGTTGACATCAAGAAAAGAAGGCCGAGAAGGAAAACTGTTATCTCTTCTCATCCAGACGAACATAGGCATGATATTAGTGTATTTTGTATCCTAAACTGTATACATTTATCGAAGTATAAAATGACAGATTGCCCTCCAAAAAAATCagtcataaaaataacagtagCCGCACCTCAAATTGTTCCGTACCCTACACTATCCCACTAATCTAGGATGCTAGTAGAGCACTTCCTGGTGCATTTCCTCTTTCAAGTAAGCTGACAGATGTTGGCTGGAAAACATTGATAGAAACAATAGTGAGATTAGTCCATTCCTAGATGAACACAGCAATTCGgatattgaataaattatacATGTGATACCACTCTTTAGAAACAATATTACATGAtgcatacaaaaaaaaaaaaattaaagcccCCTTGTACTGTGGATGTTGGTTTGAAACTCAAGTTGACATGAATTTCAATCCATAAGACTACAATACATCCGAAGAACCAGAGGCTAAAGCTACTCATTACCAACAAAAGCAAAACCTTTACAAGGTTAATATTGGCTCCCTTTCATATAAAGTGACTTGCAGGGGTAAAAAAACCACTGCGGTAAGGTTGTGTTGGTTTTAACGTATAAgagacaaaagaataaaagggaaactgatatcttttattgagcataaacaagaaatatttatactacataatttgtaactgatttttaaaaaatatatgctaaactaattaatttaaataatgccTAATATCTtcctaaaaaatagaatatgaatataattttataacagCTTTGACTCTTTCAACCACATGTTGTTTGAGTTACAAAATTCCAATACTCCTCTTTGACTCAAAGTCAGCATACTTTAAGTCTTTTCATCCTTGTCCGTATCATCTGAAGTTCCTCTCCTTTTGGAAGTCTTGATCACTTCtggtttctttatcttttcaagAGCTGCGTTTAACTCTAAGTTGTCAGCGTCTTTCACCTTTTCAGTATTGCCTTGTTGCTCTGCATTTTTAGCTTTTGTTTCGGGAAGAGTTGTCTTAggatgtttttcttcttccaatttTTCTGGTTTAATTTGACTTCAACCAACTTTAACACCCACTAGCTTTACTTTCTTGCCATTCAGAGATGGGATTCTTTTAGGTCTTCCAACATTATGCAGCTTGTTTGTTGCTCTCCATTTGTCTTTTGGAAAATGCAACCTCGTTTGTTTTCCATATTGCAAAGTTGCACATACGGATGATTTGTCTTCCAATTCAGACAACCCTTGTACCTGCATTTTATCTTCAACCTTGTGCACAACAAATTGCTCtttatcaatcaaattcaaggcGAAGCTCTTGCCTTTCATTTGAACTCTGAACAACTCTTTATTATCCAAATCTTTAATCATGCAGcttttatcttcaaataaaactttatagCCTTTCTCTAGAAGTTAGCCAACACTCAACAAGTTTTGGTCAATTTCAGGAACATATAGAACATcagtaattaatttcaaacctGTACAACCTTTGATCGCGATGGTTCCTTTACCCTTCACTGCTATTTTTGCCCCGTTTCCAATCCTGACATTTGTGTTGTAGGTTGCATCAAGatctttgaataattttttatcgtACGTCATGTGGTTCGTGTAACCACTATCAATTAGCCAACTTTCTGTTGATCTTGTAGTAGcaaaacaagaaacaacaaaaagttcatcttcttcaccGTCTTCGTACATTCTCTTGTTTTTCTGATGACTTGCAAATTTTCTCCACATGCCCTAATTGTCCACATTTATGACATTTCACATCTGGCCTCCACCAACACTCTGTATGTGGATGAttgtttttcttacaaaaaggaCATGATGGAAAAACATTAGAggatttgttattatttttgtggttGAAACTTCCTGacctttttttcatcaatttagCTGCCAAAGCCCCTTCAATATGACCTTCTTCTCTCATGAGTCTTCTTTGTTCTGGAGCCTGAAGTGCTGCCAAAAGTTCTGCCAAGGTAATAGTAGAGAGATCTTTTGAGTTCTCCAATGAAGTCAATGTGGCTTCATATCTTTCTGGAATTGTTACaagtattttttgaacaattcgAGAGTCAGGAATCTCAGTGCCTAGAAGACGTATTTTGTTTGCAATGCCGAGAAGCTTGTCCGCATAATCTTTGATCTTCTCTGAATCGTTCATCGTCTGCATCTCAAGTTCTCAAATCAGATTTAAAGCTTGCATTCCTTTGACTCTCTCATTGCCTTCATactcttctttcaaaaacttcCAGATTTCATGTGCCATTTTCAACGTCATTATTCTGTTGAAAATGACTGGAGATACCGCTgtgaacaaaattgatttggctTTGGACTTTCGAAGCCTGCTTACTTTGCGATTTTTCATTTGAGCAATCGTAGGATTATCTGGCAAGGAAGCCACTTCGTAGTCTTGTTTTACTGCTTTCCGTACATCATTAGCATCTAGATATGCTTCCATTTTAACAGCCCACATTTGATAGTTTTGTCCATAAAATACAGGTATAGAAACCGTAGTAAACGAGGTTTGAGATTCCATTTTATGTGTGGTGGCTATTTTGTGGTTGTAGGTGTTTATGGGTTGTATCACAGATCCCCCGTAAGATCCTTTTTGCTCTtataccaattgttggttttAACGTATAAGAGGCAAAAGAATAAAAGGGAAACTGATATCTTTTATTAAGCATAAGCAAGAAATATTTATCCTACATAATTTGtaactgatttttaaaaaatatatgctaaactaattaatttaaataatacctaaaatcctcctaaaaaatatgatatgaatatatttttatttaacagcTTTGACTCTTTCAACCACATGCTGTTTGAGTCACAAAATTCCAATAGGTTGCCAGAATAGTAGGAAGATCAAGAGTATTCGGAATAAAGTTCTCCAAAATGAGTTTTGACGTTTTATTCATATCCTCTGTAAGAATAATTGTTTTCAACTTAAGAGATAATAATGTATACCTCACTAACTCGGATTTCACCAAGCGTAAATGGCTCTTTCTCCCTGATTACACCATTATCTTTTGTAATTCTTTCTAAGTCCTGCTAGAGGGAAGATTAAACGTGTTATGAACAATTCAGAAATACCTTCCATCATGTCCAACATGAAATATAAAGTGAACTCGTTGCATAGGCACTTCAATACAAAACTGGAATTTTTTATCTGATGTCACTTCCACTTTCAGTATTTCATGCACAACACAACATAATCGATACTAAATGAAGATATGcacacaaattttaataataaccaCAAAAATGGAACCAAGTGAGtttattaaacaaaagtttTAATACCTTCTTTACTAAATGAAAAGAATATCTCCAATGAGTATCATAGGTTGGTAACACTCCcaccaaatataaaaaattacatttagcaaaaataaataaatgcaagCTTAAAACCacattaatagattttaaaaggGGTGAGAGAATGCAAAAAAAACACAAGATGAATTTAGGCTTTCAGACGGGTATTTTTcctaaattcaaaaaaattgtcCTTCATAGAAATCAGAATGAATCACAGTTTGCGGTAAAAGATTCAGCCACTGTATTCTGTGTACTTGGAAGATAGTGATGCCTAACGTGAGTTTTACATTGTATTCTCTGTATTTGGAATGACATACTGAATTTACAACGAAAAAAGTGcactttaatcaaaatttagaaaatatatagtCAGGTTAGTTTGGGTATTAAAAGACACTGTATGACAGGCAAGCAGACAAAATACTAGATACAGCATCTCAAACACTGTATTACCTTCCCAGTCAAAATTTCAAACTCAAGCAACTCCTCCACTATCTTTTCTAGTACTGGGCGATTTTTCAGCAGCATTTCTCTTGCTTTGAGATATGCCAAATCAAACATCTAGGAACATCACAAAAGAttatattagatatttttttatataagtttagCTTCTGCTAATGCATGATACCTTTTCAACTTTAGCTGCCATCACATATTCATGGTCATCCCCCATGCTTAATGCCGTGACCTATGCCAGTAGAAAAACATTAGAAATAGTCtataatatactaatattaaaaaCCAAGGTCAATAAATATGTAACCCTTTGCTACGCAGTTGCTACTGAAATCTTCCATTTGTTCATTTGATCAAAGCCCCTCAAGCAATAGATTTGTTTATCAGATGCAAAGGGCAATGCTCTCCATTCATGAGAGGGACAGATTATCAAATCCCAACCTCCACCAGGATTCTTAAAATAGAAGTTCGCAgataatggttaaatatgtGTTTGAGGGAACCGGTTGACACTGGAATAAATTGTGAAAAATGTGTACCATCTTACACCAAATTAtggaaaatataaatgaaaaaacaaagagTGTGCAATTTGAAAAGACGTCTTGATGGCACATGAAAAAATATAGGATCAATATGAGAAATTTGTTGGGCAATTAATGCATGacatatactataaattggcttataagtttaactcaatcctacaaaattgACTTATAATGTGAGGTTTATACctacttatatactctaaattggccttatctctaattgatgtagacttccaacacacctcccTCACGccgagatatatatatatatatatatatatatatatatatatatatcgtgtataggactagacattaatgggtggtccgatagcagCCCAATAGAGGATGGAATGATATgtctaacaaataataaatctcaCTAGGATAAGCTCTAACAGTAGCTCTGATACTATGTTAAGAAATGGACTTTGATTCTAATACAATCCCATAAAACAGGTTTGAGGTTTGCACTcacatatatactataaattggtcttatctctagttgatataAGACTTCCAACAAATTCAATTATGCTTCTATTATATGGACAAAAATACTCTCACTTAATTGATATCAATAACAAAGAACACAACTTATACATATGGAGATCAAATCTgctataaataagaaaaataaatcacacaTTAACTGGAAAAAAGTAACATAgagatatttcaaaaaaataaacctAATCTGATTCAGATATTCCCCACAACTTGACCATACAAATCAGGACAGTATAACTTTCCTAATTTACTCATATATCCATAATTtactttgaattataaaatcCTAATGTTCGTAATTGATCCACATTCTATAACTCAGATTCCACATCTCAGCTCTTTTGGGAGATTATCTATCCAACATTACGTTATTTTTCCCCATTTATATAGTCGGGCAGTACTTGCTCTATTAGCAgatcaataattattttcattgaagATATAATAATCTTCTTAACCATACTTAATATTATTGATGCtgttgagaaagaaaggagGACATATTAGTGACcatattgaatattattaacCCCATTTGAGAAAGAAAGATATATTAATGGTGTGCTATGTTAAAACTAAGCTTCAAGCACACCTACAAAATAATTCAATCTAACTTTTCAACGATCACACAATCAagatcaagaaagaaaaaataattcaacaatAGTAGTTGAAATGCAGATAAGAAAGGTCTATACCGCATTACTGTGGTAGTAAATTGCAGGACTGTCGTCGGGTCCCCACCCATACTGAATGACCATTCGAGTAGCTATCTGTTGTAAAGAAAAGAATGGTCAGAGTTTATACTCACATCCTTTcgttaatattatcattttcccagaaattaaaatataaaaaataattggatATTTTAGCTGACTGAATTAAGTCAAATATAAACAACCTCTTGCGCCTGCTGTATCTCAGAAATAGAAAGTAAGTTTTCTTCCCCAAAAGGAAGCAACATTTGGGATGCAACATAAGaaccaaaacaaaatacaaGCTTCTTTTCGAGATATGATCTTGATTCTGAATTCCCATTGATGGAGCCCTCATTTCTTGCTTTTGTGATTTTTGTACATCCAATTCCCTGTATAATTGTCAATAATCTATcagtaaacaaatatatatgaCAAGTCAgtttttttagtaataaaataagtCAGCTAACTTTCCTCTATTGGCCTTTCCTAACAGAATTGTAACTACAACAATGACTAGGAAGcaagtttgaaaaatacaagCTACCAAGAGTTGGCTTCATATTCATCAAAAATCAGGTTACTGCAGTCTTGACTGTGTTGGTATACAGCAACAGATGGCAGGCTAGACAAGCCAAAGTAAACATACTAGGCCTGACTCAAGAAACCATATTTTACATTTGAAACACACATATACACATTAGCAATGTTATAGAAGCATAAGAGGAATGGAGAAAAACGTAGAATTTGAGAGAAACTTTCTCTTTGggaatctttaaatttaaaggtCGGTATAGGAATCCATAAGCCAACTCTTTATCAGAAATACTTCTTTAAAATTCTACCTAGAAATTCAGTCTTCCAAAATCAATCTATTTACTTTCAAAGCATTGTCCAGTCAAGGAATGCTACTAAACATTCTTTATACATTCTTATCATTGTGTGA
This genomic interval from Vigna radiata var. radiata cultivar VC1973A chromosome 8, Vradiata_ver6, whole genome shotgun sequence contains the following:
- the LOC106771877 gene encoding leucine-rich repeat receptor-like protein kinase PXL1; translated protein: MQNATRLRGSNTKRATTKMQTHLLFFCCYIGLSLAFTEAAADGELSSLLSIKATLIDPMRHLKDWQIPSNVSQSGTPYCNWTGVGCNFKGYVESLDLSNMNLSGRVSDHIQSLSSLSYFNISCNNFASSLPKSLSNLTSLENFDVSQNYFTGSFPTGLGRAAGLRLINASSNDFSGFLPEDIGNATLLESLDFRGSYFVSPIPRSFKNLQKLKFLGLSGNNFTGRIPGYLGDLTSLETLIIGYNLFEGEIPAEFGNLTSLQYLDLAVGSLSGQIPAELGKLTKLNTIYLYHNNFTGKIPPELGDVTSLAFLDLSDNQISGEIPEELAKLENLKLLNLMTNKLTGRVPEKLGELKNLQVLELWKNSLHGSLPPNLGQNSPLQWLDVSSNALSGDIPPGLCTTGNLTKLILFNNSFTGSIPSGLANCLSLVRVRIQNNLISGTIPVGFGNLLGLQRLEFAKNNLTGKIPSDVTSSTSLSFIDVSWNNFESSLPSDILSIPTLQTFIASHNNFGGDIPDEFQDCPSLSVLDLSNTHISGTIPESIASCQKLVNLNLRNNHLTGEIPKSITSMPTLSVLDLSNNSLTGRIPDNIGNCPALELLNLSYNKLEGPVPSNGMLVTINPNDLIGNEGLCGGILPPCSPSMAVTSHRRRSHVRHIIIGFVTGISVILAFGAAYFGGRCLYNRWHLYNNFFYDWFKQNNEDWPWRLVAFQRISFTSSEILTCMKESNVIGMGSTGIVYKAEIHRPHVTVAVKKLWRSRTDIEDGNDVLREVELLGRLRHRNIVRLLGYVHNERNVMMVYEYMPNGNLGTALHGEESTRLLVDWVSRYNIALGVAQGLNYLHHDCHPPVIHRDIKSNNILLDANLEARIADFGLARMMIQKNETVSMVAGSYGYIAPEYGYTLKVDEKIDIYSYGVVLLELLTGKMPLDPSFEESIDIVEWIRKKKSNKSLLEALDPAIASQCKHVQEEMLLVLRIALLCTAKLPKERPHMRDIITMLGEAKPRRKSVCHNGGQESSSMEKSSVLTTSPAISLL